The Haloprofundus salinisoli region GCGATGTGAGAGCATGAGCACGACGAAAGCAGAGACGGACAACACGACGGAACAGGGCGGACAGGTCGACCTCAACGATATTCGGCAGCGAGCGGCCAGTCAGACCGAAGATCTCATCGAACGTCCGCTCGACAGCGTTCACGCGGTCGAATACGACGACGAAGCGAGACAGTGGCGCACGCTCGTCGACGTGGTCGAACGGAGGTCGATTCCGGATACCCAAGACATCTTGGGCGTGTACAGAATCGACTTCGACGACCGAGGGAACGCGATGTCGTTCGAGCGACTACGGCGGTATCGGCGTGGAGACCGAATTTCGTTCACCCACTGAACCGAGCTTCGCCGGGCGCAGTCGTCCCCACAGACGATGTGTGTCTGGTACTCCGCTGAGAGGGGTCACTGTCGGTGACGCGGAGAAGGAGCCGAACGACACCCCCGCCACCCCCTCGCACAGTTCTGAAAGGCCTAAATCCCATCCCGGACAATCCCCGCACCATGACGCTGTCCGTGACCAACACCCTGACGGGCGAACGCG contains the following coding sequences:
- the gvpO gene encoding gas vesicle protein GvpO, translating into MSTTKAETDNTTEQGGQVDLNDIRQRAASQTEDLIERPLDSVHAVEYDDEARQWRTLVDVVERRSIPDTQDILGVYRIDFDDRGNAMSFERLRRYRRGDRISFTH